The genomic interval tttggatatctaaatgaagcatcaaatatatataaacattaaaactaattacacagttatggaggaaatagtgagacgaatcttttgagtctaattatgacgtgattagctataagtgctacagtaaccaacatgtgctaatgacgaattaattagactcaaaagattcggcTCGCAGTTTcaaggcggaatctgaaatttgttttgtaattagactaagtttaatgCTTCAgatgtgtgtttaaagttttgatgtgatatttttgcaaaatttttttgcaaactaaacaaccccttaatcTGCCAGGTCCTTAACAACTGCCGGTCAATATCGAAGTCTGGGGTTCCCTTTAGGTCCATGGTTGCAACTGGTGGATTTCGACAGAAGACACAGTTAGAAAGCCTTGATCAAGAGCTTGATGTACTTATTGCAACACCCGGTCGTTTCTTGTATCTTCTTCAGGAATGCTTTGTGCAATTAAATAACCTCAGATGGTATATGCTCTTCTTGTTCATTCCTTCCATTTTGCAGTTTGAACTTCCAGCTGAGAACGTATGAAACTAATGAGTGAAAAATACTTATGAGCAGTGTTGTGTTGGATGAAGTGGATATTTTATATGGTGAAGAAAGTTTTGAACAAGTGCTCCATCAGTTGATTACTGTTGCACCATTGACCACACAATATCTCTTTGTCACTGCCACTCTTCCCCTCGACATCTACAACAAGGTTGTTGAGACATTTCCAGACTGTGAATTAATCATGGGGCCAGGCGTCCACCGAACAAGCTCTCGCCTGGAAGAGGTGGGTCACTTCtccttttcataattttctagAACATTTTGGAGCATAGTACGCGCATATTTACATTTGTAGAGATTGATGAATTGCAGATTCTTGTGGACTGCAGTGGAGATGACAATGAGGAAAAGAATCCTGAGACAGCCTTCTCGAACAAGAAATCAGCACTTGTAAAGATCATCGAGGAATCTCCTGTGCGAAAAACAATCATTTTCTGCAATAAGGTAGACCTTGTACGCTGTATCCCAGCACATTGATCTGGGAAAAGAAATTACAGTGTATCTGACTGCtggaagtttatttttttgttgttggtaGATTGAGACATGCAGAAAGGTTGAGAATGTGGTGAGGCGGCTGGACAAGAAGGCTTCACAGATCAAAGTTCTCCCCTTCCATGGTGCATTGGACCAGGAACAGCGAATCACAAACATCAAAGAGTTCCTGAACAGGCAGACAGCAGACTCGATGTTCCTCGTTTGCACGGATAGGTAGGCACGAACAGATTCCTGAATTTCGATCGGAAAATGGTGATGATTGATTGAATTTGGTGGGGTGCAGGGCGTCGCGAGGCATCGACTTCGCGAACGTGAACCACGTGGTGCTGTTCGACTACCCGCGCGACCCGAGCGAGTACGTCCGGCGCGTCGGCCGGACGGCCCGCGGCGCCTCCGGCAACGGCAAGGCGTTCGTGTTCGCCGTCGGCAAGCAGGTGTCCCTCGCCAGGAGGGTCATGGAGAGGAACACCAAGGGCCACCCGCTGCACGACGTGCCATGCGTCTAGCTCTAGCCTAGAGTTCGTTCTAGGGCAGAGACACAGATATAGAATTTGCAAAACCGGCTTTGATGATGCGTCCATGGTGTTCGACTGAATTCGCATCCGTGCTGATGATGCATACATTGCTATTGGTGAGTGAGAAACTGATTAGGTGGTGTAGTTGCTGTGATTTGTGAAAGATGGAATGCAAAAGGCAACTAATTACTCTCTAACTAGTAGCTGTGAGAGTGCTGGTAGGGCTGTGGTCTAGTGGTCATGGCTGACGGTGGCGAGGAGGTGGAGCTGGGCGTTGTGGAGGAGAGCGCGGGCGTGCTCGTTTGCGGCGTCGCGGGCGCGCAGCTCCCggatctcctcctcccacctCTCTACCCGCTCCTTGTGGATCCTACGCAACGTAGTAATAACTAGTCCAGTTCACGAACAAAGCAGATCAACATCATACGAGCGATGCGATGGGAGGTTGGTGTTCTTACGAGCAGAGGCGGTCCTCGAAGTCGGCGGCGAGGTTCTTGAACAGCGCGCGGCCCGCCTCCAGCATCTCCGAAAcctgcattgcattgcattccGTTCAGTTCAGTTCATCACCGCATCCCAGGTTGGCGATGGTTTGATCGAGGGAGATtggagggaggcggaggcggacctGGCGAGTGAAGGCGTCGATCGCGAGGAGGATGCGCTGCACGTGCTCCTCCGTCTccgccgacgccacctcctccgcgaCGGCCATGTCGTCCGTCTCCGTGGCGGGGGCGGCCACTCCCCCTCCCGCGCTCCcctggctcgccgccgccggcgactcctcctccccctcatCGTTTCTCTgcacaaaaatc from Oryza brachyantha chromosome 3, ObraRS2, whole genome shotgun sequence carries:
- the LOC102708321 gene encoding uncharacterized protein LOC102708321 isoform X3, which translates into the protein MQAAGGGRETTKRMRTTAAAMRNDEGEEESPAAASQGSAGGGVAAPATETDDMAVAEEVASAETEEHVQRILLAIDAFTRQVSEMLEAGRALFKNLAADFEDRLCSITFKTTRIPEKQAQQ
- the LOC102708321 gene encoding uncharacterized protein LOC102708321 isoform X2, with amino-acid sequence MQAAGGGRETTKRMRTTAAAMRNDEGEEESPAAASQGSAGGGVAAPATETDDMAVAEEVASAETEEHVQRILLAIDAFTRQVSEMLEAGRALFKNLAADFEDRLCSIHKERVERWEEEIRELRARDAANEHARALLHNAQLHLLATVSHDH